A window of Polaribacter litorisediminis contains these coding sequences:
- a CDS encoding LytR/AlgR family response regulator transcription factor codes for MNCVIIDDEPAAIDVLKFHLSNIPFVDVKNSFRDPLEALDYLQKNPIDFILLDINMPKLSGISFPKFLKKPPLIIFTTAYSEYALKSYELNAIDYLLKPIEFDRLIQAVMKVKEMLINSSENKIIDTTNISKTISNQSVFIKSGSDFHQLSIDNIKYIESDGNYVTFKTTNRSILARYKISEVLELLPKKYFMRIHRSYIIALKHIETVKKHAVIIDGKEIPISSNYREEFLNVIENMSNNKGNKA; via the coding sequence ATGAATTGTGTAATAATAGATGATGAGCCCGCAGCTATTGATGTTCTTAAATTTCATTTAAGTAACATCCCTTTTGTTGACGTGAAGAATTCTTTTAGAGACCCATTAGAAGCCCTCGATTATTTGCAAAAAAATCCGATTGATTTTATTTTATTAGATATTAATATGCCCAAATTATCAGGCATTAGTTTTCCAAAGTTTCTAAAAAAACCGCCTCTAATTATTTTTACAACTGCTTACTCTGAATATGCTTTAAAAAGCTACGAATTAAATGCTATTGATTACTTACTGAAACCTATAGAATTTGATCGATTAATTCAAGCAGTAATGAAAGTAAAAGAGATGCTGATTAACAGCTCTGAAAACAAAATTATAGATACTACCAATATTTCTAAAACTATTTCTAACCAATCTGTTTTTATAAAAAGTGGGTCAGATTTTCATCAATTGTCTATTGATAATATTAAATATATTGAAAGCGATGGTAATTATGTGACGTTTAAAACTACAAATAGATCTATTTTGGCTCGTTATAAAATATCTGAAGTACTAGAATTGCTTCCAAAAAAATATTTTATGAGAATTCATCGATCTTATATCATAGCTTTAAAACATATAGAAACTGTAAAAAAACATGCTGTAATTATTGATGGAAAAGAAATTCCAATAAGTAGTAATTATAGAGAGGAATTTTTGAATGTGATCGAAAATATGAGCAACAATAAAGGTAATAAAGCTTAA
- a CDS encoding sensor histidine kinase — protein sequence MKKFIEPIIHIFLWAIGYFLILNYTSTIGDFRKDQGPYWVAIGFGTIINQIIFYGTAFYLVPKFLRLKKIKLLVLSVLGGFIFINFLESSIDFSYLASFFSSENESFTVHLIYNAVISFFILLVALSYSLIKYWIHNEKLKRVLLEEKLSTEMAFLKSKINPHFLFNVLNSFYAKSLKHNVPELADGIAKLAELMRYMVYETNSDKVSLEKEIHHLKNFIQVYQLRIAEEDEVYINFDIQGEVSTPKISPMLLIPFVENAIKHGIDPKSKSIIDISLKVTHNRLTFKVGNTIRQGTYGLNDESSGFGLDNLKKRLSILYPKAYTLETKEEKGYFISLLNLQLD from the coding sequence GGGCAATTGGTTACTTTTTAATTTTAAATTACACATCTACTATTGGTGATTTTAGAAAAGACCAAGGCCCATATTGGGTTGCTATTGGTTTTGGTACCATAATCAATCAAATTATATTTTATGGGACTGCCTTTTATTTAGTTCCAAAGTTTTTACGTTTAAAAAAAATAAAGTTATTAGTTCTTTCCGTATTAGGTGGATTTATTTTCATTAACTTTTTAGAAAGCAGCATTGATTTTAGCTATTTAGCCTCTTTTTTTTCCTCTGAAAATGAGTCTTTTACTGTACATTTAATATACAACGCCGTAATTAGTTTTTTTATACTTTTAGTTGCTTTATCCTATTCATTAATTAAATATTGGATTCATAATGAGAAACTGAAAAGGGTATTATTAGAAGAAAAGCTTTCTACAGAAATGGCTTTTTTAAAATCAAAAATTAATCCTCATTTTTTATTTAATGTTTTAAATAGTTTCTATGCCAAATCTTTAAAGCATAATGTTCCGGAATTAGCTGATGGCATTGCTAAATTAGCAGAATTAATGCGTTATATGGTCTATGAAACCAATTCGGATAAAGTATCTCTCGAAAAAGAAATTCACCACCTTAAAAACTTCATTCAGGTGTATCAATTACGAATAGCAGAAGAAGATGAAGTGTATATAAATTTTGATATTCAAGGGGAAGTTAGTACACCTAAAATAAGTCCAATGTTACTCATTCCGTTTGTTGAAAATGCAATAAAACATGGAATTGATCCCAAATCAAAATCAATCATAGATATCTCATTAAAAGTTACGCATAATAGGTTAACGTTTAAGGTAGGTAATACTATCAGACAAGGGACTTATGGTTTGAATGATGAATCATCTGGATTTGGACTAGATAATCTAAAAAAAAGGCTTTCTATTCTTTATCCTAAGGCGTATACTCTAGAAACCAAAGAAGAAAAAGGATATTTTATATCTTTACTCAATCTACAACTCGATTAG